A genomic region of Nitrospirota bacterium contains the following coding sequences:
- the ftsY gene encoding signal recognition particle-docking protein FtsY — protein MGFFNKLKESLTKTRKTLVEKVEAILTGRKIDEKTLEELEEALIAADVGIKATSEIISSIREKSKKGEANDLISVKDLMKQEMITILDHPQPISVNRSKPFIILAIGVNGVGKTTTIGKLASRFRRQGLSVLLAAGDTFRAAGIEQLEIWAKRAETQLVKHQKGSDPSAVVFDAVAAAKSRNIDVVIIDTAGRLHTKINLMEELKKIKRTIEKALPDAPQEILLVIDATTGQNALQQAKLFNEAIGVTGIALTKLDGTAKGGIIFAIKKELGIPVKLIGVGEGIDDLRDFEPREFVDALFS, from the coding sequence ATGGGATTTTTTAATAAACTAAAAGAGAGTTTAACAAAGACAAGAAAGACACTCGTTGAAAAAGTCGAGGCTATTCTTACTGGCAGAAAGATTGATGAAAAAACTCTCGAAGAACTCGAGGAAGCATTGATTGCTGCTGATGTTGGTATTAAAGCTACTTCAGAAATAATTTCGTCTATACGTGAAAAATCAAAAAAAGGTGAGGCAAATGATTTAATATCTGTAAAGGATCTTATGAAGCAAGAGATGATAACAATTCTTGATCATCCACAGCCAATTTCAGTTAACAGAAGCAAACCTTTTATAATCCTCGCTATAGGCGTAAATGGTGTAGGAAAAACAACTACAATAGGAAAGCTTGCAAGCAGATTTCGTAGACAAGGGCTTTCTGTTTTGCTTGCAGCCGGTGATACTTTTAGAGCTGCTGGTATAGAACAGCTTGAAATATGGGCAAAAAGGGCAGAAACACAATTAGTAAAACATCAAAAAGGTTCAGACCCATCTGCAGTTGTTTTCGATGCTGTTGCGGCTGCAAAAAGCCGGAATATAGATGTTGTTATTATAGATACTGCTGGAAGACTTCATACTAAAATAAATCTTATGGAAGAATTGAAAAAGATCAAAAGAACAATAGAGAAAGCTTTGCCAGATGCTCCTCAGGAAATACTTCTCGTAATTGACGCTACAACAGGACAGAACGCTTTGCAACAGGCAAAACTCTTCAACGAAGCTATAGGTGTTACAGGTATAGCTTTAACTAAACTTGATGGGACAGCAAAAGGCGGGATTATTTTTGCTATTAAAAAAGAACTCGGAATTCCTGTAAAGCTCATCGGTGTGGGCGAGGGAATAGATGACCTCAGGGATTTTGAGCCACGAGAGTTTGTTGATGCACTTTTTTCATAA
- a CDS encoding nickel-dependent hydrogenase large subunit has product MAKKITIDPITRIEGHLKIEVEIENGKVKNAWSSGTMARGFEAMLTGKDPRDASYITSRFCGVCYSVHQMASARALDAAFGAEVPWGGTLIRNLVMGAEYIYDHLIHFYQLSALDYIDIMAIAEYKGNDKELLAVKDKILSLVKSNDTYPLTPRYEPDEFCVNDPELVIMAVKHYIDALKMNAKARNMGAIWGGRTPHYQNIVVGGVTSYPDVNQVARFRTMLDEQAKFVNEVYIPDVLLFGTGPLWKLAEMGVGGGHYNYLSYGAFEKEPNGKELVFPAGVIVGMNPAEIKIDKFDPDKITESVKYGWYKNNKPVHPYNGEQVFDLDKKGAYSFIKAPRYNGKPMEVGPLARMLVAKNPDIIGLVKKGAKPGAVARHAARAIETKLVVDACYHWLDQLLIEMTKPGFKIHDTNHWNPPEAGMGAGFYEAPRGALGHWIKIKNKKIENYQAVVPSTWNASPRCENEIRGQYEESLIGVPVPDPDNPINVVRVIRSFDPCLACAIHIIDPQTNEIKKFIIE; this is encoded by the coding sequence ATGGCAAAGAAAATTACTATCGATCCAATAACAAGAATAGAAGGTCATTTGAAGATAGAAGTAGAAATTGAAAATGGTAAAGTGAAAAATGCCTGGAGTAGTGGTACAATGGCACGTGGATTTGAAGCAATGTTGACAGGTAAAGATCCACGGGATGCATCATATATAACAAGTCGTTTTTGCGGCGTTTGTTATAGTGTTCACCAGATGGCTTCTGCACGTGCTTTAGATGCTGCATTCGGAGCCGAAGTTCCATGGGGAGGAACATTAATCAGAAATCTCGTTATGGGTGCAGAATACATTTATGACCATTTAATTCATTTCTATCAATTAAGTGCTCTTGATTATATTGATATCATGGCTATTGCAGAATATAAAGGAAATGATAAAGAACTTCTTGCTGTAAAAGATAAAATCCTCTCTCTGGTAAAATCCAATGATACTTATCCTCTAACACCAAGGTATGAACCAGATGAATTTTGTGTAAATGACCCTGAGCTGGTGATCATGGCAGTAAAACATTACATAGATGCCCTGAAAATGAATGCAAAAGCCAGAAATATGGGTGCTATATGGGGTGGAAGAACACCTCATTACCAGAATATTGTTGTAGGTGGTGTTACTTCTTATCCTGATGTAAATCAGGTAGCCAGATTTCGAACTATGCTCGATGAACAAGCCAAGTTTGTTAACGAGGTATACATTCCCGATGTGTTACTGTTTGGAACTGGTCCTTTATGGAAGCTTGCAGAGATGGGTGTAGGTGGAGGTCATTATAATTATCTCTCCTATGGGGCGTTTGAAAAGGAACCAAACGGGAAGGAACTTGTCTTCCCTGCTGGTGTTATTGTCGGGATGAATCCGGCTGAGATTAAGATAGATAAATTTGATCCTGATAAGATAACTGAATCAGTAAAATATGGATGGTATAAAAACAATAAACCAGTTCATCCATATAATGGTGAACAGGTGTTCGATCTCGATAAAAAGGGCGCTTATAGTTTTATCAAGGCACCCCGTTACAATGGTAAACCCATGGAAGTTGGACCTTTAGCAAGGATGCTTGTAGCAAAAAATCCTGACATCATAGGTCTTGTTAAAAAAGGAGCAAAACCCGGTGCAGTGGCACGTCATGCAGCACGTGCTATTGAGACAAAATTGGTAGTTGATGCCTGTTATCATTGGTTAGATCAATTACTTATAGAAATGACAAAGCCTGGATTCAAAATTCATGATACCAACCATTGGAATCCTCCAGAGGCTGGAATGGGCGCAGGATTCTATGAAGCTCCGCGAGGTGCGCTTGGCCACTGGATAAAAATTAAGAATAAGAAGATAGAAAACTATCAGGCTGTTGTTCCATCAACATGGAATGCTTCACCACGATGTGAAAATGAGATACGCGGACAGTATGAAGAGTCTCTCATTGGAGTTCCTGTGCCTGACCCTGATAATCCAATTAATGTTGTTCGTGTTATTCGTTCATTTGATCCATGTCTTGCTTGTGCAATACATATAATTGATCCTCAAACAAATGAGATTAAGAAATTCATCATAGAATGA
- a CDS encoding phosphotransferase — MATQYLGTLNSYDPLYDILLEQIYPDVKSPIIHVDKMSSKRVYKYTEEKSRISIIGKFFRLNDPQQDRLLRKKAEFDNLIKIRSYGFDKYPLYVVRPINREEKIGLALTEEFISGKDLDYYLKKAVFENKKDVLKDKLSRLAKFLHEFHRKTSMNCNVDLDSVITYFQKILNKLYIQTVISKGDRLLYLKFMDKWINRGLLQNVKSVIIHGDATPTNFIFMESGNVVAIDLERMRHSDSVFDVGMVCGELKHAFMWRTGNSYASEPFISHFLKSYSSHFKNVARAFREITFRNPFYMALTELRIARNNYLDWNYRKRLAFEAMECLRWGLKLR; from the coding sequence ATGGCTACTCAATACCTTGGAACATTAAACAGTTATGACCCCCTCTATGATATACTTCTTGAGCAGATATATCCAGACGTAAAAAGCCCTATTATTCATGTAGACAAAATGTCTTCAAAGAGAGTTTACAAATATACAGAAGAGAAGTCCCGAATCTCAATAATAGGTAAATTTTTTCGATTAAATGATCCTCAGCAAGACAGACTTCTCAGGAAAAAGGCTGAATTCGATAATCTAATAAAGATAAGGAGCTATGGTTTCGATAAATATCCTCTTTATGTTGTGCGTCCAATTAATAGAGAAGAGAAAATAGGTCTTGCCCTAACAGAGGAATTTATTTCAGGAAAAGACCTTGATTATTACCTGAAAAAAGCAGTATTTGAAAACAAAAAAGATGTTTTAAAAGATAAGCTTTCGAGACTTGCAAAATTTCTTCATGAATTCCACAGAAAAACTTCTATGAATTGTAACGTAGATCTGGATTCAGTAATTACATATTTTCAAAAGATATTAAATAAACTATATATCCAAACAGTAATTTCTAAAGGTGACAGATTGTTATATCTAAAATTTATGGATAAATGGATTAATAGAGGATTACTTCAAAATGTGAAAAGTGTCATTATACATGGTGATGCGACGCCAACAAATTTTATATTTATGGAAAGTGGAAATGTTGTAGCAATAGACCTCGAGAGGATGAGACATTCTGATTCTGTGTTCGATGTTGGTATGGTATGTGGTGAATTAAAACATGCATTTATGTGGAGAACAGGTAATTCATATGCTTCAGAACCATTTATCAGCCATTTTCTTAAATCTTATTCAAGTCACTTTAAGAATGTTGCGAGAGCATTCAGAGAAATTACTTTCAGAAACCCATTTTATATGGCACTAACAGAATTAAGAATAGCAAGAAACAATTATCTTGATTGGAACTACAGGAAAAGACTTGCTTTTGAAGCCATGGAGTGTTTAAGATGGGGGCTTAAATTAAGATGA
- a CDS encoding hydrogenase small subunit — MNELVRFSKNLNSIFEIRGVSRRDFLKYCAATAALFGISELEFTSKVVHAMETSSKKPPVLWLEGQDCAGCTIAFSQILYPPASSIILDKISLRYHETVMAASGDISEKVLHETVEKGGYVLIVEGSVPSADDRFCMIGGKAFRVILEETAKKAAAVIAVGACATYGGIPAATPTKGVGLNKALPGKTVINLPTCPVHPDHLAGTILYFLTTGKVPELDKIGRPVMYFKETIHDNCRRRAHFDAGRFLRDWNDPNQKDWCMFEKGCKGPMTTSDCAVRRWNDGISFCIDCGGVCMGCAEPGFYAEMTPLYTAESETSKRFWAMRESNLTDKKNS, encoded by the coding sequence ATGAATGAGTTGGTTCGTTTTAGTAAAAATCTAAATAGTATTTTTGAAATTCGTGGTGTGAGTAGAAGGGATTTCTTGAAATATTGCGCTGCGACAGCTGCTTTATTCGGTATATCAGAACTGGAATTTACTTCTAAAGTTGTGCATGCAATGGAGACTTCCTCCAAAAAGCCGCCAGTTTTATGGTTAGAGGGACAGGACTGCGCGGGGTGTACCATCGCATTTTCACAAATTCTTTATCCACCTGCATCTTCTATAATTCTTGATAAAATATCTCTCAGGTATCATGAAACAGTAATGGCAGCATCAGGAGATATCTCTGAAAAGGTTCTTCATGAGACAGTAGAAAAAGGCGGATATGTATTGATCGTTGAAGGTTCAGTGCCATCAGCAGATGATAGATTCTGCATGATAGGCGGAAAGGCTTTTCGAGTAATACTTGAAGAAACTGCTAAAAAAGCAGCAGCAGTTATTGCAGTAGGTGCCTGTGCAACATATGGCGGGATACCGGCTGCTACCCCAACAAAAGGTGTAGGATTAAATAAGGCGTTGCCAGGAAAAACTGTTATTAATCTTCCGACTTGCCCTGTTCATCCTGATCATCTGGCCGGAACAATTCTGTATTTCCTTACAACGGGGAAGGTCCCGGAACTGGATAAAATCGGAAGACCTGTGATGTACTTCAAAGAAACAATACATGATAATTGCAGACGTCGTGCGCATTTTGATGCAGGAAGGTTTCTTAGAGACTGGAATGATCCAAATCAGAAAGACTGGTGTATGTTCGAAAAGGGATGTAAAGGCCCCATGACAACATCTGACTGTGCTGTCCGCAGGTGGAATGATGGTATAAGTTTCTGTATCGATTGTGGAGGAGTTTGTATGGGATGTGCTGAGCCAGGTTTTTATGCTGAAATGACGCCATTATATACTGCTGAAAGTGAAACTTCAAAACGGTTCTGGGCTATGAGAGAATCAAATTTAACTGATAAAAAGAACAGTTAA
- a CDS encoding HAD family hydrolase gives MIKAIFFDLYGTLIDIRTDEYDDSVYETLSRYLSYYSFNIPPDELKKSYFALIQKDMQNSKEKYPEVDVYKIFFSILQGYGRKKCPKYFVTNIALFFRALTLKHFSVFDGSYDVINTIAKKYKIAIISDAQWIFAEPEMSVLGIDQLFNTKILSSKMGFKKPDIRLFTYAMEKFGVKSEESIYIGDNPMKDLKGAKNAGMRFILFGSEYREYNGLYPDRCFYHYSELIGILNEIEK, from the coding sequence ATGATAAAAGCTATTTTTTTTGATCTTTATGGAACGTTAATTGATATCAGGACTGACGAATATGATGATTCTGTTTATGAAACACTTTCAAGATATCTATCATATTATTCTTTTAATATCCCACCTGATGAACTAAAGAAATCCTATTTTGCACTTATTCAGAAAGATATGCAGAACAGCAAAGAAAAATATCCTGAAGTTGATGTATATAAAATCTTCTTTAGTATTCTTCAGGGATATGGAAGAAAAAAATGTCCAAAGTATTTTGTGACAAATATTGCTTTATTTTTCAGGGCTCTTACGCTTAAACATTTTTCAGTTTTTGATGGATCCTATGATGTTATTAATACTATTGCTAAAAAATATAAGATAGCCATAATTTCTGATGCACAGTGGATATTTGCAGAGCCAGAAATGTCAGTGCTTGGTATCGATCAGTTATTTAATACAAAGATTTTGTCATCGAAAATGGGATTTAAGAAGCCTGATATAAGATTGTTCACTTATGCTATGGAAAAATTTGGAGTTAAATCTGAGGAGTCAATTTATATAGGAGACAATCCTATGAAGGATCTTAAAGGAGCAAAAAATGCAGGTATGAGATTTATTCTTTTCGGATCGGAATACAGAGAATATAATGGTTTATACCCAGATAGATGTTTTTATCATTATTCAGAACTTATTGGAATCCTCAACGAGATAGAAAAATGA
- the hslU gene encoding ATP-dependent protease ATPase subunit HslU yields the protein MDNITPKKIVEELDKYIIGQHKAKKAVAIAMRNRWRRQRLSPELRDEVLPKNIIMIGPTGVGKTEIARRLSRLANAPFVKVEASKFTEVGYVGRDVESMIRDLTEISINMVKTEHVEKVQEKAKALAEERLLDLLLPQPKTLRGTGIEEEEREKHRETRERLRAQLREGKLDNRYVDIEVKEKMIPFGVVSNVGLEDLEINLKEMLGNFLPERAKRKKVKISEALSILQNEEANKLIDIDKVTKEAIERVEQTGIVFIDEIDKIASRGYSHGPDVSREGVQRDLLPIVEGTTVTTKHGPVKTEHILFIAAGAFHMSKPSDLIPELQGRFPIRVELDALGKEEFIKILTEPYNALIKQYTALLSTEDVTLDFTEDSIDEIAGIAAHVNEKTENIGARRLHTVLEKLLEDISFEAPEKKNGKLVIDKKYVRDKLNEIVKDEDLSRYIL from the coding sequence ATGGATAACATTACACCTAAAAAAATTGTTGAAGAACTTGATAAATATATAATAGGGCAGCACAAGGCTAAGAAAGCAGTAGCAATTGCTATGAGGAACAGGTGGCGCAGACAAAGACTTTCACCTGAATTGCGAGATGAAGTATTACCTAAGAATATAATTATGATAGGCCCTACTGGTGTTGGTAAGACAGAAATTGCACGGAGACTTTCAAGATTAGCGAATGCCCCATTCGTAAAAGTTGAAGCGTCGAAGTTCACCGAGGTGGGGTACGTTGGAAGAGATGTTGAATCGATGATAAGAGATCTTACAGAAATATCTATAAACATGGTCAAAACAGAACATGTTGAAAAAGTTCAAGAAAAAGCAAAAGCTCTTGCAGAAGAACGTCTTCTCGATCTGCTACTGCCCCAACCAAAAACTTTAAGGGGAACAGGAATAGAAGAAGAGGAAAGAGAGAAACACAGAGAGACAAGGGAGAGACTCAGAGCACAACTCAGGGAAGGAAAGCTTGACAACAGATACGTTGACATAGAAGTAAAGGAGAAGATGATACCCTTTGGTGTAGTTTCAAATGTCGGGCTTGAAGACCTCGAAATTAATCTAAAAGAAATGCTCGGAAACTTTCTGCCAGAGAGGGCAAAAAGAAAGAAAGTAAAAATTAGTGAAGCGCTGTCAATATTACAGAATGAAGAGGCGAACAAACTTATTGATATTGACAAGGTAACAAAAGAAGCAATTGAGAGAGTTGAGCAGACAGGTATTGTGTTCATAGATGAAATAGACAAGATTGCAAGCAGAGGATATTCACACGGACCTGATGTTTCACGTGAAGGTGTGCAGAGAGATCTATTGCCAATTGTTGAAGGAACAACTGTAACAACTAAACACGGACCAGTAAAAACAGAACATATTCTATTTATTGCTGCAGGGGCTTTTCACATGTCAAAGCCATCTGATCTTATACCTGAATTACAGGGGCGTTTTCCAATAAGGGTTGAATTAGATGCTCTTGGGAAAGAGGAATTCATTAAAATTTTGACTGAACCTTACAATGCTTTAATCAAACAATATACAGCTTTGCTCTCTACAGAGGATGTAACATTAGATTTTACAGAAGATTCTATAGATGAAATAGCAGGTATAGCAGCACATGTTAATGAGAAGACAGAGAATATTGGGGCAAGAAGACTTCATACAGTTCTTGAAAAACTCCTTGAAGATATCTCCTTTGAAGCACCTGAAAAAAAGAATGGTAAGCTCGTAATAGACAAAAAGTATGTAAGAGATAAGTTGAATGAAATCGTCAAAGACGAGGATTTGAGCAGGTATATTCTTTAG
- a CDS encoding HyaD/HybD family hydrogenase maturation endopeptidase encodes MNHLSKASQQETIGGDAVSPKKIVILGIGNILLSDEGVGVHIANELMKMKMPSGVSVIEGGTDGFRLLNIITEADHLIVIDAVKGGADPGSIYRFDINEIKNVPKGFKTSVHQIGILEVIDLSGLIGKTPQTTVIGVEPKSFEMSMDLSPEVKAKIPRIIELVMEEIKKAVS; translated from the coding sequence ATGAACCACTTATCAAAAGCTTCGCAGCAAGAAACCATTGGGGGAGACGCTGTCTCCCCCAAAAAAATTGTAATACTTGGAATTGGTAATATCCTGCTTTCAGATGAAGGTGTAGGTGTTCATATAGCAAATGAACTTATGAAGATGAAAATGCCCTCTGGAGTGTCTGTAATAGAAGGTGGCACAGACGGATTCCGACTTTTAAACATAATTACAGAGGCTGACCATTTAATTGTTATTGATGCTGTAAAAGGAGGAGCAGATCCTGGATCTATTTATAGATTTGATATTAATGAAATAAAAAATGTTCCAAAAGGTTTCAAAACATCTGTTCATCAAATAGGTATTTTAGAGGTAATAGACTTATCAGGATTGATAGGAAAGACGCCCCAGACGACCGTTATCGGTGTCGAGCCAAAGTCCTTTGAGATGAGCATGGACTTATCTCCAGAGGTAAAAGCAAAGATCCCCAGAATCATTGAATTGGTGATGGAAGAGATAAAAAAGGCTGTGTCATAA
- a CDS encoding septal ring lytic transglycosylase RlpA family protein codes for MKHYICLLILISLIVHITSCASVRYEKYPDSGYAVASWYGTEFHGKPTSSGEIFNMYAMTCAHRSYPFGTKLVITNISTNKKAYCIVNDRGPFVEGRDIDLSYAVAKEIGLIQDGVGKVRIDYSGRDDSYIREVKDVAREGPFTLQIGSFIEISNAIRLKKALEMKYNKVYITEAEIEGKNFYRVRIGKFSSRKNIYSLANTLADEGYPVLITGYEEKI; via the coding sequence TTGAAACATTATATTTGTCTGTTAATTCTTATTAGTCTTATTGTTCATATAACTTCCTGTGCCTCTGTGCGCTATGAAAAATATCCGGACAGCGGTTATGCTGTTGCCTCCTGGTATGGAACAGAGTTTCACGGCAAACCGACTTCTTCAGGAGAAATTTTTAACATGTATGCTATGACATGTGCACATAGAAGTTATCCTTTTGGCACCAAACTTGTGATTACAAATATCTCCACGAATAAGAAAGCATATTGTATTGTGAATGACAGGGGGCCCTTTGTTGAAGGAAGAGATATTGATCTCTCATATGCTGTAGCAAAAGAAATAGGTCTAATACAAGACGGTGTTGGAAAAGTAAGAATCGATTATTCAGGAAGAGATGATTCATATATAAGAGAAGTTAAGGATGTTGCCAGAGAAGGTCCTTTTACTTTGCAGATAGGGTCTTTTATAGAAATTTCGAATGCCATTAGATTGAAGAAAGCCCTTGAGATGAAATATAACAAAGTATATATTACAGAAGCAGAGATTGAAGGGAAGAATTTTTACAGAGTTAGGATAGGAAAATTCAGCTCACGGAAAAATATATATTCTCTTGCAAATACTCTTGCAGATGAGGGTTATCCTGTTTTGATTACAGGTTATGAAGAAAAAATATAG
- the aroE gene encoding shikimate dehydrogenase yields MKITGHTKITGIFGYPIEHTLSPVMHNAAFENLGLDYCYVPFLVLPDDLPYAVKSIRALNLRGVNITIPHKEKVMPLLDEIKEEASIIGAVNTIVNTNGKLTGYNTDGIGFIQSLTEKNISLEGKDILIIGAGGAARAIGYYISQKAKSLAISGRTQYKVENLVKDLNRFNKNKNVISLEDVTDIKKYHMIINTTPLGLKGNDPLPLDIGLLRKDQIVYDLIYKKTPLIQKATEKGCLTLDGSEMLIWQGALSFEIWTGKKPDIAVMRSSLLAAIR; encoded by the coding sequence ATGAAGATAACAGGCCATACCAAGATTACTGGAATTTTTGGTTATCCTATCGAACATACATTGTCCCCTGTAATGCATAATGCGGCATTTGAAAATCTCGGGCTTGATTATTGTTATGTCCCTTTTCTTGTCCTTCCTGATGACCTTCCTTATGCTGTGAAATCAATAAGAGCCCTTAATTTACGAGGAGTCAATATTACTATACCTCATAAGGAAAAAGTAATGCCGCTTCTTGACGAGATTAAAGAAGAAGCTTCTATTATCGGTGCTGTTAATACAATTGTAAATACAAACGGCAAATTAACAGGATACAACACAGACGGCATAGGATTCATACAATCACTAACAGAAAAAAATATTTCACTTGAAGGAAAGGACATACTTATAATAGGGGCAGGAGGCGCAGCGCGTGCTATAGGTTACTATATCAGTCAGAAAGCAAAATCACTTGCAATTTCTGGAAGAACTCAGTATAAGGTTGAAAATCTCGTCAAAGACTTGAATAGGTTTAATAAAAATAAAAATGTTATTTCGCTTGAAGATGTTACAGATATTAAAAAATATCATATGATAATAAATACAACTCCATTAGGTTTGAAAGGTAACGATCCATTACCTCTCGATATCGGTCTTTTAAGAAAGGATCAGATAGTATATGATCTCATATATAAAAAGACACCCTTAATCCAAAAAGCTACTGAAAAAGGATGTTTGACCCTCGATGGATCGGAAATGCTCATCTGGCAGGGAGCCCTTTCTTTTGAAATATGGACAGGCAAAAAACCTGATATAGCAGTAATGCGCTCGTCTTTACTGGCTGCTATTAGGTAG
- a CDS encoding PBP1A family penicillin-binding protein, translating into MSRLDDEIRKAEKTAFYNKIIAVFIVISILIGSIGGFIFWTISDLPNIRLLEEYTPLESSIVYSSDGMVIAELYIERRTYIPYYKIPDHVKKAFISVEDVRFYMHPGIDFIGILRALWHDIKSGEIVEGGSTITQQLARMLFLKPDKSIKRKIKEAALSIKIEQRYTKDEILGMYLNQAYFGTRAYGIEAAAQTYFGKSTNALTISEAALLASIPKAPSVYSPFKNLNKAKERRDFVLKQMLKNNFITEAQFIEAQNDLIPSTAHFRKYDAPYFIEILRQQLESKIGNSLYTSGYKIYSTIDSRMQEIAEKAVIEGVLNIQKRVKPPVEAALIAVDIRTGHIKAMVGGIDFWRNQFNRATHALRQPGSAFKPFVYLTAIEKGMRSNDLIQDAPISFPGAKAGQVWSPENYDGKYHGAVTLRTALAKSLNAATVRLASEVGVEEIIKNAKRCGITSKLEPYLPIALGASDVTLIDMVYAYATFATGHRLNPIFYERLFNRDGVLIAENQISMEQLLTEDKVEEMKILLKAVVDEGTAYKAKELKFPVYGKTGTTNEYTDAWFIGFDDRIAVGVWVGRDNHKPIGSKETGSRAALPIWIDFMKKVHQQTLVAQNP; encoded by the coding sequence ATGTCACGGCTTGATGACGAAATTAGGAAAGCAGAAAAAACAGCATTTTATAACAAAATAATAGCAGTTTTTATTGTCATTTCTATCCTGATAGGGTCTATCGGTGGTTTTATATTCTGGACTATCTCGGATCTTCCAAATATAAGATTGCTTGAAGAATACACTCCTCTTGAATCGTCGATTGTATATTCCAGTGATGGTATGGTCATTGCAGAACTTTATATCGAAAGAAGGACTTACATTCCTTATTATAAGATTCCCGATCATGTGAAAAAGGCATTTATATCGGTAGAGGACGTCCGTTTTTATATGCATCCAGGTATTGACTTTATTGGAATTTTGAGGGCACTATGGCATGATATTAAATCTGGAGAAATTGTAGAGGGTGGAAGTACGATTACGCAGCAGCTTGCAAGGATGCTATTCCTGAAGCCAGATAAGAGCATAAAAAGAAAAATAAAAGAGGCAGCGCTTTCAATAAAAATCGAACAGCGATATACAAAAGATGAAATACTTGGTATGTATCTGAATCAGGCGTATTTTGGGACAAGGGCTTATGGAATAGAGGCCGCAGCTCAAACTTATTTCGGAAAATCTACAAATGCTCTAACTATTTCAGAGGCGGCACTGCTTGCCTCTATTCCGAAAGCACCTTCAGTATACTCACCATTCAAAAATCTAAATAAAGCAAAAGAGAGAAGAGATTTTGTTCTCAAACAGATGTTGAAAAATAATTTTATTACTGAAGCTCAATTTATAGAGGCTCAGAATGACCTTATCCCTTCAACAGCTCATTTCAGAAAATATGATGCACCATATTTTATTGAGATACTCAGGCAGCAACTCGAATCTAAAATAGGAAATAGTCTTTACACATCAGGATACAAGATATATTCAACTATTGATTCAAGAATGCAGGAAATCGCTGAAAAAGCAGTAATAGAAGGAGTCTTAAATATACAAAAACGGGTTAAACCACCAGTCGAGGCAGCACTTATTGCAGTTGATATAAGAACTGGACATATTAAGGCAATGGTTGGTGGAATTGATTTCTGGAGGAACCAATTCAACAGAGCAACTCATGCACTCAGACAACCAGGCTCAGCTTTCAAACCATTTGTTTATCTCACAGCGATCGAAAAAGGTATGAGGTCAAATGATTTAATCCAGGACGCGCCTATATCTTTTCCTGGTGCAAAAGCAGGTCAAGTCTGGTCTCCAGAGAACTATGATGGAAAATACCACGGAGCAGTAACTTTAAGAACTGCTCTTGCAAAATCTCTAAACGCTGCAACAGTTAGACTTGCCTCTGAAGTTGGTGTCGAAGAAATTATTAAAAACGCTAAAAGATGTGGAATAACTAGTAAGCTAGAACCATATTTACCAATTGCACTTGGAGCATCAGACGTTACTCTTATAGATATGGTATATGCTTATGCAACTTTTGCTACAGGTCATCGTTTAAATCCGATTTTTTATGAAAGACTCTTCAATAGAGATGGGGTGCTTATTGCCGAGAATCAAATTTCCATGGAACAATTATTAACTGAAGATAAGGTTGAAGAAATGAAAATACTTCTTAAGGCTGTTGTTGATGAGGGTACTGCTTATAAGGCAAAAGAATTAAAATTCCCGGTATATGGAAAGACAGGAACTACAAATGAATATACAGATGCATGGTTTATTGGGTTTGATGACAGAATAGCAGTAGGGGTATGGGTTGGGAGAGATAATCATAAACCAATAGGATCAAAAGAGACAGGATCAAGGGCTGCTTTACCTATATGGATTGATTTTATGAAAAAAGTGCATCAACAAACTCTCGTGGCTCAAAATCCCTGA